The window GCGGAATTGACGCTTGCGTGCGCGGCGATCCCGGTAGGCGTACTGGAGGGCTTTCTCGACCGCGTTCTTGGCTACCGTATAGACGTTCTTGCGACGTCCCCAGTATCCCTTGGCCATCGCCATGATCTTCTTGCGACGGCGGCGCGATGCTACTCTGTTTGTTGCGCGGGGCATGGTTCTTTCAGACTG of the Rhodothermales bacterium genome contains:
- the rplT gene encoding 50S ribosomal protein L20 codes for the protein MPRATNRVASRRRRKKIMAMAKGYWGRRKNVYTVAKNAVEKALQYAYRDRRARKRQFRRLWISRINAAARVNGTTYSQLTGSLRKSDITLNRKVLADLAMNDPAVFTEVVKAAS